Sequence from the Chelonoidis abingdonii isolate Lonesome George chromosome 1, CheloAbing_2.0, whole genome shotgun sequence genome:
TAGCGAGTTAAGGTTGGAAAGTGTCAGTTGAAAACGATTTCAATATTAAAAGCTAAAAACAGGCAATTAGGGtaggctacacttggaatttcaaagcgctgcctcgCGCTGCAGCCGCTTAAAAGTTATGAGGCGTGGTCGGAGCCGGCCACAGCGGCTTGGCGAGATGCTCTCTCAGCATCTGCATGTAAACGATGTTCCTCTTcgcgggtgtagcgtgcagtgctgggagccggcGCTCAGCAGCTGCCCGcacctgattacactgaggctttacaggcTGGATATCTTGCCAGTGCTCGGGGGGGTTTTTTTCAACATCCCCTGAGCGCGGATAGTTGCAGCGCTGTATTTtctaaagtgccagtgtagccatacccgtcTAAGATTCTCTCTGGTTGTAAGAGGAGAAGCAATACTAAGAAAGCTAAGTCTCGCTTTAACAAGCTAAAGTTGTTTCAAAATCAAAGTTAAGAGTGTCCGCTTTACTTTTGAAGATGTATTCAGTTATATGTTATATCCCTGCCTTCTCTATATAAGCAGACCTGGTCTTGGTCATCATTGAAGTGAATGCTCACTGACGTATGAATCTACTTTGTCTGATCTTAGCTTGCTCCTGATCGAACAGGTTCAGATCCTGTGGGTGCAATGTCCACACTAACTGTCCAGCGATTGGCAGGTaggtgatcgatctatcaggttAATCGATTGTATCGCGTCCAGTAATGAGACATGATAAGGGCTGATCCCCAGAATTGAACCTTCACATGGACATCTTTGCAACATCCACCAGAATGAGCATGAGGTTCGGAAGCAGTACTTGGTAGCAGCGATGGCGAGAGCGGCGGCGAAGGGGAGTCATGAAAAGAGACTTCCGCACGCTGTGAGGACGGGAGAGATGTTCGAATAGAGACGTAGATGTCGGACTTCAAGTCTATCTGCTATCTCTCCATAGTCTGAAGTCTGGCATATCTTAGTACAGACTCGAATCGCATGTAGCCTGATCAGGTGTAGTTACATGCTCAGGCTTGTTGCTCAGTGAAGAATGAAATATACTTGACTGTATGTCCTGCGATCATCGTATTGTTGCAACTATGCAGGTTGTGCAAGGCGTCATGCCAAGTAAATATATTCGACTAGTATTATGACTGTATGTAACTTGCGCGCATTCTTCACATAGATTTCCTAAATATGCAAGAATCCTGCTACACTTGTAATAGCTGAACCGTCTTTTGATGCGATATCTCTTATTAGCTCACATATAATGACATGGAATGCTCGCAGAATTAGAGTAGACCCATGGAAAATGACTGGCACTCATACAACCCAATAAGAATATTCACCTATGACATCTTCCTGCGGTGTATTACCTTTATTACTATGGGAATGTCTTCATGGCGCTCTCTGTACGtgtttgcttatttgttttttaatatccTGATATGATTCTCGTTTAGATAGCTTGTGTATAGGAATATCCTTATACCGAGCTAACTGACTTAATTTCCTGATTTTTCGACAAGTTGTTTGCCTCTTACCCTTTAATCACTCGAATCTTGATTACAGCAATTTTGAAACTGCCAGGACAAGCATACACACCACACGTCTCGACTGGTTTAGAGCATGGTGGTAGTAACTCCTCTATGTACCTGTGACTGCTGCCAGATACTCCGTATATCCTCTAGGGCCTTAGAATATTTGTGCGTGATAGTTAGATCAGATTTAAATATGATCAGTCTCCACAGAGATGATCTTATGTTTGAGCCAAGCATGGAGTATGATTCTTCAACACTTAAGAAAACCTCCTAGTATTTTCTACCATACGTTAGGATCAGCAATGAATGGTGATAATCTTGTCAAATATACTCTGTTTCTATCTTTAATCTACTATACGTCTCTTTCCGATAGGAAATACTCCGTGAAGAACATAGATGATTTGATACATACATTTCTTCAAAGTTTGTATATCTTCCAAAttactgtttctttttaattacttACTTCTTTCAGTAGGATCCGTGACATCAAATGGTCCCACCACCACACTGGTTGAGAAAAAGGCTTCAGGCACAAAAGTTAATGGTGACAGTCAACAATCTTCATCTTCTGGTTACactcaaaataaaatgtgcagctCTAGTGTTTATCACAAACAGTTAGCAGCTCTAAACTGTTCTGTGCGTGACTGGATAGTAAAGCATGTAAACACAAATCCACTCTGTGATCTGACACCCATATTTAGAGACTATGAGAAATATTTAGCAAGCATTGAACAACATCATGGAAGCAGTAGTGATAGTGGCTCTGAAAATGAAAGCAACAAAACAACTGGAACTCAGTCTGTTCCTACGTTTGGGACTTCGAAACTTCAGCAAGGATCAACGTTTTTGTTTAACAGCAACAAAACTGAGGATGAATCAGACAAGAAAACTGAATCTACATCGGAAAAGAACAGGGAATCGCCATTAGGAGTTGCATCAAATGTCTCATTTAACTTTGGCAAGAATGTTGATAGTTCTGTTTTGGGTTCACTTGGTTCTGGCACACTAACTAGTTTTTCATTCTCCCCTGGGAATTCGGGTGTATTTGGAAAAGATGCAAAGCAGGGAAAGTCTGTCTCCACGCTTTCCACCAGGGTATTGGAAGCTCAGACAGAAAGTGGAAGTAGTGAGGATAAAGGTAAATATTGATTTTTGATAAATTGAACTTTTACTAATGATAGGCTTTGAATGTTGGGGCTTAACTTAATATTCCAAGGCTTCTTCGTAGTGAGCTATTAAGCTTAACAAGGGCTTGTATAGGTTTATTCCCCGTTTTGCTCTTATTTTCAATACTGAACAATTGCAGAACTTTGTCTCTAATCTTGAATTTCTCAGTCTTGCTGTCATGACAGTAAGAAACTATAAATTTTAGTTGGATTTGTACATTTTAATAGCATCTTTTCAGTGTTACATAAGCAATTTATTTGCCTATGTAAGTATTGAAATTGATAGACTTGTGTTCATCCAAAATTTCAACCAAATTCATAATCCAGACCCTGTGTTGATTTATTCTAATACGTCAGACTAGTATATGCCTAAATTGCACATTTCTCCCTGCAATGTGATAAGTATAATCACCGATGAAACTTATTTACATTGTAATCTCTATCTTATATTAAACCAAATGTAACTTTAACCTGGAACCTGCATATCTAATTAAAGGGACTGTAAACCACTCCACCGCACCCCACCCCGTTCTTAAAGGAAGGATcccttttatctgttttaaatacTGCTCCACAAAATTATAAATGACTCACAAACAGAATGTGGTCCATTATGTCAATTTTATAATAGTGCTGAATTTTAGATAGCACTGTCAAATGCTGATTAAATTATTATGCAAAAGTGTTATTTTATGTGTGAAGTTGGCAATTGGAGTACTCTTGGTTCCCTATACCCTACTTATTCTGGAACAAAATGACTGATTAgtactgtgaaaatattttataaatgtttctgTTATAACCCCTGTCCACCATGGCTATCTTTTGAGGTTTAATATAGGAGCTGGAACTCTATTTGCTTGTACACACCATTTTAGTCTATGCTTATATGAAAGTTACATAATCTAGGACTTCAGGTTTTTAAAGTGAGGAGTGGGAGGTAGCTTCCCTTGCAAGTGTGGTGGGGAAAGGCCCTCAAACTTCAGTTTTTGTGGAATGTAAACTTTTGAACAAAACTAAGTTTCTGATCTTTCTGAATGTGAACCACGTGTGCAGTGGTACATTAAAGCCTTCAAGTCTTCAGGCAGTTTCAGCCCCACTGCAGCACTCAATAGCTTTGTCAAGCAGCTGCAGAATGAAATGAATAAaattctggtcagtttcactgctaCTGTTCATAAGTATTTAGGGACCAGTAAAACTACCAATGCTCTTGTAAGTTTCCTTCTGCTACTGCTTAAAAAAGTTGTGAgtagcagcagaggcaggcacaGCATCCTGGTAGAATTCCTAGAAAGTGTtgaagggggtggaaagaggctgAGCTCTTACCCATTTTTAAGCTGTCGTCTCTTGATATCATTGGTGTAGCTTTCCTCCCCCTAGAATACTTTTCAAGCCCTCCATATAACCtgggggttttttgggggaggagaggggggaaactACTCATCAGTCTCTCTTTACTTTATAACTAAGTCTCCCAACCAAAAACATCctgttcttgttttttgttttttttcaaatcaacCTTATAATTAACTAGCTGCTATTCAAACTTCCAAAAATGTAATTAGGATCATTCTGAACTTCATATTCATTTAGCTGGTGTAGCTATTAAAACACTAGACTTACTGACCACAGAAGGTTTCTTATAGTTGCCTTACCTCCAAGACAcaaatcaatttaaaatattttttggcaaTCTTGAGACTGTATATGTGCACTCTAAATATGTATGTTTGTGTATTATCAATAATACAgtgtgaagaaaatattttttttaagtggtatCTGCACTACGTTGTTCTGGGTTGTATTAAACCATTCCTTTGTTTCAGGAGGAGATGAAGAGGAAGAGCCACCAAAAACAGTTGTTAATGAGGTAAAAGAAGATGATGCCTTCTACTCGAAGAAGTGAGTGGtcatttttaatgtttacaaGCTATAGTGGataaaaatcataactttttttttaaaaaaaaattgaagtcgctgtttttatttacattttgcaaGTTCTGTACTTTCTTCCTATTCTACAGTCCTAAATTGCTGAAATTGATGTTTGTACTTCTTTTAGTTTCTTAATTGTTAATCTTCAGATtttacatagttttttttttttctgtgaagttTCATCTGAGCTCATCTATGTGGAATGTCTAGGTCCTCATTAACATCCTTATTGTGAGAACAACACATGTTCAAACAGAATTGATAAGCAAAAGTTTGTGCTCTGTTTGCAACCAACACCACATTCTGATATTGCAGTTCCACAGCTCAAGA
This genomic interval carries:
- the NUP50 gene encoding nuclear pore complex protein Nup50 isoform X2, which produces MAKRIAEKELTDRNWDQEDETEEVGTFSVASEEVLKNRAIKKAKRRNVGFESDNGGAFKGFKGFVLPSGKGGGGFTGFGNGTEMKSLGGLSNGSSGISSTPSFTSVKTVSEVQPAFGSVTSNGPTTTLVEKKASGTKVNGDSQQSSSSGYTQNKMCSSSVYHKQLAALNCSVRDWIVKHVNTNPLCDLTPIFRDYEKYLASIEQHHGSSSDSGSENESNKTTGTQSVPTFGTSKLQQGSTFLFNSNKTEDESDKKTESTSEKNRESPLGVASNVSFNFGKNVDSSVLGSLGSGTLTSFSFSPGNSGVFGKDAKQGKSVSTLSTRVLEAQTESGSSEDKGGDEEEEPPKTVVNEVKEDDAFYSKKCKLFYKKDNEFKEKGVGTLHLKPAGNEKTQLLVRADTNLGNILLNVLVPPKMPCTRTGKNNVLIVCVPNPPIDEKNSTVPITMLIRVKTSEDADELHKILLEKKEA
- the NUP50 gene encoding nuclear pore complex protein Nup50 isoform X1 produces the protein MAKRIAEKELTDRNWDQEDETEEVGTFSVASEEVLKNRAIKKAKRRNVGFESDNGGAFKGFKGFVLPSGKGGGGFTGFGNGTEMKSLGGLSNGSSGISSTPSFTSVKTVSEVQPAFVGSVTSNGPTTTLVEKKASGTKVNGDSQQSSSSGYTQNKMCSSSVYHKQLAALNCSVRDWIVKHVNTNPLCDLTPIFRDYEKYLASIEQHHGSSSDSGSENESNKTTGTQSVPTFGTSKLQQGSTFLFNSNKTEDESDKKTESTSEKNRESPLGVASNVSFNFGKNVDSSVLGSLGSGTLTSFSFSPGNSGVFGKDAKQGKSVSTLSTRVLEAQTESGSSEDKGGDEEEEPPKTVVNEVKEDDAFYSKKCKLFYKKDNEFKEKGVGTLHLKPAGNEKTQLLVRADTNLGNILLNVLVPPKMPCTRTGKNNVLIVCVPNPPIDEKNSTVPITMLIRVKTSEDADELHKILLEKKEA